A genome region from Synergistaceae bacterium includes the following:
- a CDS encoding methyl-accepting chemotaxis protein has product MMSFYRNLTIRKRLVFLTILLCLFTAIASWVGYTRLIAAGEDLGMMYERGLLPIQWMNDARANVNVIRGNLLFMMLTQDEAEDNALMQDIERRRILNNENLKNYADADLDEYESKRLAETNSHLAEYRRATDEVMKLLKQNRDEEAYRLYVETAEAPLDAFNDGLVDLSAYCVKSAAEANEESERHIGAALRLLLITAIAAILIGLMTGYLTERAIVRPLSAVMDILRKIAELDVTFDSSKAWLTNYRKNEIAEMVECTIAIERAMSEFIMNILGDANRLGETAEEFSALAQEANAGVEESRAGADDVSSQMENLAAATEEITASVEEVASGAQSSAQKSTDMAAEVDQARTAGEDGVKAIGRAVASTKKAAVNAEESAKEVRVLGDRAREIQNFVA; this is encoded by the coding sequence ATGATGAGTTTTTATCGAAACCTCACAATCAGGAAGCGCCTAGTCTTCCTCACTATTCTGCTCTGTCTTTTCACCGCGATCGCCTCGTGGGTGGGCTACACGCGCCTGATCGCAGCCGGGGAGGACCTGGGGATGATGTACGAGAGAGGGCTGCTCCCCATCCAGTGGATGAACGACGCAAGGGCCAACGTCAACGTCATACGGGGTAACCTGCTGTTCATGATGCTCACCCAGGACGAGGCAGAGGATAATGCCCTCATGCAGGATATCGAGAGGCGTAGGATTTTGAACAACGAAAACCTGAAGAACTACGCCGACGCGGATCTGGACGAGTACGAGTCCAAGCGGCTGGCGGAGACCAACTCCCATCTCGCCGAGTATCGTCGGGCCACGGACGAGGTGATGAAGCTGCTGAAGCAGAACCGCGACGAGGAGGCGTACAGGCTCTACGTAGAGACGGCCGAGGCGCCTCTGGACGCCTTTAACGACGGCTTGGTGGACCTATCCGCCTACTGCGTAAAGTCCGCCGCGGAGGCCAACGAGGAGAGCGAGAGGCACATAGGCGCGGCCTTGCGTTTGCTTCTGATTACAGCAATTGCAGCAATTCTGATCGGCCTCATGACAGGGTACCTCACCGAGAGGGCGATAGTTCGGCCTCTGAGTGCTGTCATGGACATCCTTCGCAAGATAGCCGAACTGGACGTGACCTTCGACTCATCCAAGGCCTGGCTGACGAACTACAGGAAGAACGAGATAGCCGAGATGGTGGAGTGCACCATCGCAATCGAGAGGGCGATGAGCGAGTTTATCATGAACATCCTGGGAGATGCGAATAGGCTCGGCGAGACCGCGGAGGAGTTCTCCGCCCTGGCGCAGGAGGCCAACGCCGGGGTCGAGGAGTCCCGCGCGGGCGCAGACGACGTATCGTCCCAGATGGAGAATTTGGCCGCAGCAACCGAGGAGATAACCGCATCGGTCGAGGAGGTGGCAAGCGGCGCACAGTCATCCGCGCAGAAGAGCACCGACATGGCGGCAGAGGTCGACCAGGCCCGCACGGCCGGAGAGGACGGAGTGAAGGCCATAGGAAGGGCCGTGGCTAGCACCAAGAAGGCAGCGGTCAACGCCGAGGAGTCAGCGAAGGAGGTCAGGGTCCTCGGAGACAGGGCGCGCGAGATACAGAACTTCGTCGCC